In the Streptomyces coeruleoprunus genome, ATTTCGAGATCACCGTCGACGGCCCTCCCGAGATACACGACAAGCACCGTCCGCTCAAGAATGGACGCGGCTCCTTCTGGACGATCGTCCGCACCGTGCGCGCCGCACTCGACGAACCCGAATTCCGGTCCACGCACTTCACCTTCCGCACGAATGTGGACACCCACAATCAGGACGCCGTGCCCCGTTACATCGCCCTCATGGCGGAACTCGGATTCGCCCGGCCGAATGTGTCCTTCTCGATCGTTCCGGTCCACTCGTGGGGAAACGACGTGTCCGGCATCGAGGTGTCCAAGCGGCACTTCGCCGACCGGGAAACGGCCTGGCTCCGCCTCCTGCTGCGGGGCGGCCTCACCACGCAGGTGCTGCCCACCACAGCGAAGAAGGTCGTGTGCCCGGCGACGACCACCACGGCGGAGATCATCAGCAGCACCGGCAACATCTTCTCGTGCAGCGAGCACCCCCTCGTGCCCGAGGCCGAACAGCACCTCGCCCTCACGCACATCGACCGCGCCGGACCCGACCCCGTACGGCCGGAGGGCCCGTACGACGGCTGGAACGACGAGATCGAACAGGGCACGACCTGGTGCCGCGACTGCGTCTTCATGCCGACGTGCGGCGGCTCCTGCCCCAAGGCGTGGCACGAGGGACACCCGCCGTGCCCCAGCTACAAGTTCAACTTCCAGGACCGGCTCGACATCGTCGCCGCCCAGTGCGGTCTGAGCCCCGCGGCCGACGGGACCGGTGCGACCGGCGCGACCGGCGGGGCCCGGTGATGGCGGACGGCACCCCCGACCCGCCGGACGACGGCCCCGGCCGTACGGGCCGGCGCCGCCTCCTCGTCGGAGTGTGCGGCTCGGCCAACGTCCTCGCGCTGCCGCAGTACCTCACGACCCTCCGGGCCGAGCTCGACGTCCACGTCCGCATCGTCATGACGCGCTCCGCCGCGGCGCTCCTGCCGCCCACGAGCATGCGGCTGCTCTGCGAGGAGGTCCACTGCGACGGCCAGGACGAGCTGACCGTCGGCCATGTCTCCCTCGCCGCGTGGGCCGAGCGGTTCGTGGTGCTGCCCGCGACCGCCAACATGCTCGGCCAGGCGGCGCACGGACTGGCCTCGGGCCTGCTCAGCTCCGCACTGCTCGCCCACGAACTCCCCGTGCTGTTCTTCCCGAGCATGAACCGGCGGATGTGGGAGCGGCCCCCGGTGCGCCGCAACGTGTCCCGGCTGCGGGACGACGGACACGTGGTCGTGGAACCCGTACCGGTCCCCGCCTGGCAGATCGCCACCCGGGACGTGCGGACCACCCTCGCCCTGCCGCCGCCCGCGACCGTGGCCGCCGTGGTCGACGAGTTCTTCCGCCTCCCCGTCGGCCCGAACGCCCCGTCGGCCGTCTGACCCGGCCGTGCCGTCCCGCGGCGACACCGCGACCGAGGAGGAGACGTGGCAGCAGCCGCCCACAGGTTTCGTACGGCACTGGCCAGCGGGCCCCTGGCGGTGCGCGGCTTCCGGCTGCTGCTCGCCGGACAGCTCTCGTCGACGGTCGGGGACTACTGCTACGCCGTCGCCCTGCCGTGGCTGATCCTGTCCGGCGACGGAGGCCCCGTCCTGCTCGGCACCGTGCTCGCCTGCTACGGCATCCCCCGGGTCGTCACCATCTCCCTGGGCGGTGTCGTGGCCGACCGCTTCGGCGGGCGGCGCGTCATGCTCGTCGCCGACGTGGTGCGCGCCGCGGCCGTCGGCTACCTGGCGATCGTCGCCTTCACCGGAACCCCGACGCTCGCCCAGCTGGCCCCCGTCGCCGTGGTCCTGGGCGCCAGCTCCGGCGTGTTCATCCCCTCCTCGTACACGCTGCTGCCCGCCCTGCTGCCCAAGGACGACCTCGGCCGGGGCAACGCCCTGTCCACCATGGTCAACCAGGTCGGCGGCCTCCTCGGCCCGACCGCCGGCGGCGCCCTCGTGGCCGGCTTCGGCGCGGGGCCGGCGCTCACGGTCGACGCGGTGTCCTTCGTGGTGTCGGCCGCGGTGCTCTTCCGTATGCGCACCGGCGCCGACGCGGAGCCAGCGGGCACCACGGCACCCGACACCCCGGGAGGGACGGCCGGCACGGCGGAGGCCGGTGACCCCAAGGGTCCCTCCTTCGCGCGACTCCTCCGCGAAGGACGGCTCCTGCACGTCGTCCTCGTCGTCGCCCTGGTCTGCAACCTCGCGTTCAACGGCACCATCGAGGTCGCCCTGCCCGAACTGGCCCACCAGGGCATGGGCGCCACAGGCTACGGCGTCCTGCTGACCTGCCTGAGCCTCGGGGGACTGGCCGGTTCACTGATCGCCGCCCGCGCCCGGACCGTGACCTCTCCCGCGTACCTCTTCGCCGCGCTCGCGGTCGTGATGGGCGCCGCGCTGGCGGCCGTGCCGTACGCCGGCGGCCTCGTCGGCGCCGCCGTGTGCGTCTGCCTGTACGCCGCGGCCAGCGGCTGGCAGAACATCGTCGCCGTGACGATGCTCCAGGTCTGGACGCCACCGGCCCTCATCGGACGGGCCATGAGCCTGGTGATGCTGGCCGTGATGGGCACCTTCCCGGTCTCCGTCGCGGTCGCCGGCTTCGGGGTCCGCCACCTCGGCGCGGCGCCCTTCTTCCCGGCGGCGGGCGCGGCCATCGCCCTCGCCGTCCTGTGCGCCCTCAGCCAGAAGGCGTTCCGCGGCTACCGCTCGGGCGACGAGTTCACGCCCGCCGCCACGAAGGCCACCACCGACGTCACCACCGACAGGACAGCAGTCAGGAGTCACAGGGATGAGCGTGTTCGTTCCGCTGGGAAGGCCGGCACCCCACCGAGGACGGGGCACCGGTGACGTCGCGTACCTGCTGATCAACCCGCCCGTCACCGACCCCACCACCCCGTACCACTCGATCCCCTACCTCGTCGGGGCCGCCAGGGAGGCGGGCCACACCGCCTACGGCTGCGTGGACGCCAACCTCGACGCCTTCGAGTACCTGGCGGACCCCGCCAGGTTCGGCGCGGCGATCGACTCCGCACGGCGCACACGCGCCGGGATCGAGAGCCGCCGAGGCCCGCTCTCGCGCCACGACGAGATCCGCTACCGGCTGTCCCTGGCCGCGGAGGGCCTGACCGCCTCGTCGGCCCGCCACGCGATCGCCGTGTTCAAGGACCCCGAGCTCTTCTACCACCCCCCGACCTACGCCCAGGCGGTCGCCGTGATGACCCGGTGGTGGGACCTGCTCGCCCTGGACATGCCCGCCGGAGCCCTGGACGGGTTCTCGGTCCGCGCGAAGTCCACGGTCAACCTGTGCAGTACGGCCGACCTGTCCGACCCCGCGGTGGCCGAGGCCGTCTCCCGCCCGTTCGAGGGCTACCTCGCCGACGCGTTCGCG is a window encoding:
- a CDS encoding flavoprotein, producing MADGTPDPPDDGPGRTGRRRLLVGVCGSANVLALPQYLTTLRAELDVHVRIVMTRSAAALLPPTSMRLLCEEVHCDGQDELTVGHVSLAAWAERFVVLPATANMLGQAAHGLASGLLSSALLAHELPVLFFPSMNRRMWERPPVRRNVSRLRDDGHVVVEPVPVPAWQIATRDVRTTLALPPPATVAAVVDEFFRLPVGPNAPSAV
- a CDS encoding radical SAM/SPASM domain-containing protein, giving the protein MSDRAYTDTTGVPVRLVYSTRTARVVAVDAATARALEDRDPAALSPAWRDALRTAEVLVPAGEGELSAVLDRNRRASADRSAVHIALLPTSYCNMGCAYCGQQHTRGGLSRTHRSQVRDRVLRALNAPATRRLRVDWFGAEPMMGYAVIRDLAPQFVRAAAERGVAYSSVLVTNGSLLTAEKVDTLIRGCGVTHFEITVDGPPEIHDKHRPLKNGRGSFWTIVRTVRAALDEPEFRSTHFTFRTNVDTHNQDAVPRYIALMAELGFARPNVSFSIVPVHSWGNDVSGIEVSKRHFADRETAWLRLLLRGGLTTQVLPTTAKKVVCPATTTTAEIISSTGNIFSCSEHPLVPEAEQHLALTHIDRAGPDPVRPEGPYDGWNDEIEQGTTWCRDCVFMPTCGGSCPKAWHEGHPPCPSYKFNFQDRLDIVAAQCGLSPAADGTGATGATGGAR
- a CDS encoding MFS transporter, which codes for MAAAAHRFRTALASGPLAVRGFRLLLAGQLSSTVGDYCYAVALPWLILSGDGGPVLLGTVLACYGIPRVVTISLGGVVADRFGGRRVMLVADVVRAAAVGYLAIVAFTGTPTLAQLAPVAVVLGASSGVFIPSSYTLLPALLPKDDLGRGNALSTMVNQVGGLLGPTAGGALVAGFGAGPALTVDAVSFVVSAAVLFRMRTGADAEPAGTTAPDTPGGTAGTAEAGDPKGPSFARLLREGRLLHVVLVVALVCNLAFNGTIEVALPELAHQGMGATGYGVLLTCLSLGGLAGSLIAARARTVTSPAYLFAALAVVMGAALAAVPYAGGLVGAAVCVCLYAAASGWQNIVAVTMLQVWTPPALIGRAMSLVMLAVMGTFPVSVAVAGFGVRHLGAAPFFPAAGAAIALAVLCALSQKAFRGYRSGDEFTPAATKATTDVTTDRTAVRSHRDERVRSAGKAGTPPRTGHR